In one Mycobacterium sp. NBC_00419 genomic region, the following are encoded:
- a CDS encoding Zn-ribbon domain-containing OB-fold protein, translating into MPASPDAPTQLPAIDGWWDHDDAGVPHLVGAKCPQCGTYVFPPRANNCPNPACASDVLESVALSRRGTVWSYTENHYAPPPPYPASDPFEPFAVAAVELADEGLIVLGKVVEGTLAADLKVGMEVELTTMALYTDDDGNERSTYAWRIAK; encoded by the coding sequence GTGCCAGCCTCTCCAGACGCGCCCACCCAACTACCGGCCATCGACGGATGGTGGGACCACGACGACGCCGGTGTCCCCCATCTCGTCGGCGCGAAATGCCCGCAATGCGGGACCTATGTCTTCCCGCCGCGGGCCAACAACTGCCCCAATCCGGCATGCGCCAGTGACGTCCTCGAGTCGGTCGCCCTGTCCCGTCGGGGCACGGTGTGGAGCTACACCGAGAACCACTACGCACCGCCGCCGCCGTACCCGGCGTCCGATCCGTTCGAACCGTTCGCGGTGGCCGCTGTCGAGCTCGCCGACGAAGGACTCATCGTGCTGGGCAAGGTCGTCGAGGGCACGCTGGCCGCCGACCTGAAGGTCGGCATGGAGGTCGAACTGACCACCATGGCCCTCTACACCGACGACGACGGCAACGAGCGCAGCACCTACGCCTGGAGGATCGCGAAATGA